One Dromiciops gliroides isolate mDroGli1 chromosome 3, mDroGli1.pri, whole genome shotgun sequence DNA segment encodes these proteins:
- the KCNJ3 gene encoding G protein-activated inward rectifier potassium channel 1 isoform X2 produces MSALRRKFGDDYQVVTTSSSSAGLQGQGPQQQQQQQQQLVPRKKRQRFVDKNGRCNVQHGNLGSETSRYLSDLFTTLVDLKWRWNLFIFILTYTVAWLFMASMWWVIAYTRGDLNKAHVGNYTPCVANVYNFPSAFLFFIETEATIGYGYRYITDKCPEGIILFLFQSILGSIVDAFLIGCMFIKMSQPKKRAETLMFSEHSVISMRDGKLTLMFRVGNLRNSHMVSAQIRCKLLKG; encoded by the coding sequence ATGTCTGCGCTCCGCAGGAAATTTGGGGACGATTACCAGGTAGTGACCACCTCGTCCAGCAGCGCGGGCTTGCAGGGCCAGGGGccccagcagcagcaacagcagcagcagcagctggtcCCCAGGAAGAAGCGGCAGCGGTTCGTGGACAAGAACGGGAGGTGCAATGTGCAGCACGGCAACCTGGGCAGTGAGACTAGCCGCTACCTCTCCGACCTCTTTACCACCCTGGTGGACCTTAAGTGGCGCTGGAACTTGTTCATCTTCATCCTCACCTACACCGTGGCGTGGCTCTTCATGGCGTCCATGTGGTGGGTGATCGCCTACACCCGGGGAGACCTGAACAAAGCCCACGTCGGCAACTACACGCCCTGCGTGGCCAATGTCTACAACTTCCCCTCtgctttcctcttcttcatcGAGACCGAAGCCACCATCGGCTATGGCTATCGCTACATCACCGACAAGTGCCCTGAGGGgatcatcctcttcctcttccaatcGATCTTGGGCTCCATCGTGGATGCTTTCCTGATCGGCTGCATGTTCATTAAGATGTCCCAGCCCAAGAAGCGGGCGGAGACCCTTATGTTCAGCGAGCACTCGGTGATCTCCATGAGGGACGGGAAGCTGACACTCATGTTCAGAGTGGGCAACCTGCGAAACAGCCACATGGTCTCCGCTCAAATCCGCTGCAAGCTGCTCAAA